Below is a genomic region from Ziziphus jujuba cultivar Dongzao chromosome 7, ASM3175591v1.
AAGCTCTTCCTCAGAGACCCTTTGACCTTGCCTTCCATGGCATAAACTTTATAGCTAGCAACCCTCTTCTTCCTCTGCAGCTCTGGATCACCAAGGCTCCAACTCTTTGAAATAGACCCATTCGTTGATTTGCCTTTCTTCAATTTCGAATCATTTCCAATCTgggtttgggtttgggtttgggTCGGGTGCACGGAGGATGCATAGGACGCACTGTAACACCTGAGATCTTGCATACCACTGATACCAGATGGAGTGGGTCCACCACTCCCATAATAGCTTTCTATCTGCATTCTTCCATGTC
It encodes:
- the LOC107424085 gene encoding uncharacterized protein LOC107424085, whose protein sequence is MEDFRSKSYGHGRMQIESYYGSGGPTPSGISGMQDLRCYSASYASSVHPTQTQTQTQIGNDSKLKKGKSTNGSISKSWSLGDPELQRKKRVASYKVYAMEGKVKGSLRKSFRWLKERCSRVVYGW